In Paenibacillus sp. JQZ6Y-1, the following proteins share a genomic window:
- a CDS encoding ATP-grasp domain-containing protein, whose product MYIVFCSNPFYPKQVDDEYKSEFEACKQYGFTTLLFSLEELIETQKIKVYPSIHTESQAAMYRGWMLTVEEYTLLYKKLKEKNINLLTSPSEYANVHYFPNVYSQIEKYTPLTTWTSREHMHDENHILNQAAVFGDSAIIVKDYVKSRKHEWDTACYVPSANDKEKVLDTVQNVIRLQGRALNGGIMFRQFVKLESIGTHEKSGMPLSKEFRIFYFNQQPVLTENYWEEIQYEQDQIPISFFNEVAKRIPSPFFTMDIARTVEKEWIIIEVGDGQVSGLPSYDLSHLFYEKLALEI is encoded by the coding sequence ATGTATATTGTGTTTTGTTCTAATCCTTTTTATCCGAAACAAGTCGATGATGAATACAAAAGTGAGTTTGAAGCATGTAAACAATATGGATTTACGACCTTGCTATTTTCTTTGGAAGAATTGATTGAAACTCAAAAAATAAAAGTATATCCTTCAATACATACAGAATCCCAAGCAGCTATGTATCGAGGTTGGATGCTAACTGTTGAAGAATATACATTGCTGTATAAGAAGTTAAAAGAAAAAAATATAAACTTACTGACCAGTCCAAGCGAATATGCAAATGTTCATTATTTTCCAAATGTATATTCGCAGATCGAGAAGTACACTCCATTAACGACATGGACAAGTAGAGAACATATGCACGACGAAAATCATATATTGAATCAGGCAGCTGTATTTGGAGATTCAGCTATTATTGTTAAAGACTATGTAAAATCCAGAAAACATGAATGGGATACTGCATGTTATGTTCCTAGTGCCAATGATAAAGAGAAGGTTTTAGATACGGTACAAAATGTCATCCGTTTGCAAGGAAGAGCACTTAATGGTGGAATTATGTTCCGGCAATTTGTAAAACTTGAATCGATTGGAACACATGAGAAAAGTGGAATGCCATTATCTAAAGAATTTAGAATCTTTTACTTTAACCAACAACCTGTATTGACCGAGAATTATTGGGAAGAAATACAGTATGAGCAAGATCAGATCCCCATCTCTTTTTTCAATGAAGTTGCAAAACGTATTCCTAGTCCATTTTTTACAATGGATATTGCGCGGACGGTGGAAAAGGAATGGATCATCATTGAGGTAGGGGATGGTCAAGTATCTGGGTTGCCTTCTTATGATCTATCTCATTTATTTTACGAGAAGTTGGCGTTGGAGATATAG